TGCTGGGAgactgaaaaatgaaaatttggttttatcaaataagGTAAATAGAATTAGCACCTTGCATTAACTCTCTGTCAGCGAAACGATTAAGGTGTATGCTCAAAACAGCGGCCTTTTAATCTTTCGATGAAGGTAATTCGACCTTTCAACAGCGCATTTGACAAAAGCCAAGTTCTTGTTAATGGTTAAGACCATCAAACAGGCTTACTTTTTATGTACTCTGTGTGAACATTCTCATGAACATTTTGAAACCTTTTCAAGATctgaaagagtttttttttttcatttttccaatAAACATTATTGAAACTCTGTTTTGTGAATGTTTTTTGAGTTTTCTAATGGCAATAATCTGACATTGTGGAATCAAGTTTTGCAGTAGGTTTTCTTTGCAGGTCAATTTTTAACAATTCTTGTGTTTGAACTACTTTTCTGGTTACCATCAGATTTGATGTTCTTGAAAATATAACAGATACTTTTTATTGCAGGTTGGAAATggttattttctgtttctttaatGTTGAATTGTTTCAGATTGAAAGTTTTTTATAAGTGCTTTTTAAGTGCAGATGTTATTACCATGTAATAGACAAGAAGCAAGGCAAAAAGTGTATTGAACATTTGGGGGTATTgataacaaataattatttgttcaGTTTTAAACCTGGGGTTGCCAGTAAATAATATCAAAAAGAATTTCATGGTTTAGTTCGGGTTTGTCACTAACTTCAAACTGTTTATTTGCTTTGTAGATTTAAGCTAATATGGCCACAGAAGGCTGGGAAGAAAATCCTGATCTCAAGAAGCTTTATGTTGCTAAACTAAAACCCGAAACCACAAATGATACTGTAACAAAGTACTTTAGCAACTTTGGAGCAGTCATTGAGGCAAAGATTGTCAAAGACAATGAGGACAAGTCAAGAGGTTTTGCGTTTGTCACCATGTCTGACCATAGCGTGGTTGATACAATCTTGGAGCACAGACCACATACAATAGATGGACAAACAGTGTTCTTGAGACGAGCGATTCCCAAAGATGACCCAAATCCACTtgcaaatttaaagacaaagaaGCTGTTCATTGGAGGATTGAATGAAGAAGCATCGGAAGAAGACATCAAGAGCGTACTATCCATCTTCACACGTCATCCACCTGAGCAAGTCAAGCTTATGCGAGATAAAAATACCAACAAGTTCAAGGGCTATGCTTTTGTCATATACCACAGTGAAGACATAGTGGACAAGCTGTTCATCATCAGAAATGCCACAATCAAAAACAAGAAAGTAGAGCTCAAGAAAGCAGAGGAGATGGGTGGTCCAGGTGGTCGTGGAGGGGCTGGTGGCCGTGGACGTGGAGGCAGTTCCTTTAGGGGTGGAAGAGGTGGTGGTCCCCCTCGTAGTGGCGGGGGTGCTGGTGCCGGAGGATACTCCCAAGAAGCGTACAGTGGTGCTTATGAGGGTTATGATTACAGTGGCAGTGGGTATGGAGGATACGATCCCTATGGGAATGGCTATGCAGGATACGGTGGCTACAGTGGTTACGGTGGTGGTTATGGTTAC
The sequence above is a segment of the Montipora foliosa isolate CH-2021 chromosome 2, ASM3666993v2, whole genome shotgun sequence genome. Coding sequences within it:
- the LOC137993393 gene encoding heterogeneous nuclear ribonucleoprotein A0-like — translated: MATEGWEENPDLKKLYVAKLKPETTNDTVTKYFSNFGAVIEAKIVKDNEDKSRGFAFVTMSDHSVVDTILEHRPHTIDGQTVFLRRAIPKDDPNPLANLKTKKLFIGGLNEEASEEDIKSVLSIFTRHPPEQVKLMRDKNTNKFKGYAFVIYHSEDIVDKLFIIRNATIKNKKVELKKAEEMGGPGGRGGAGGRGRGGSSFRGGRGGGPPRSGGGAGAGGYSQEAYSGAYEGYDYSGSGYGGYDPYGNGYAGYGGYSGYGGGYGYYSLGEYNSEASGYGPNRRGGGRGRGAGGGGGYRPY